The genomic region GGGCTAGAGATGTTTTCACACCCTTAgttgataagtttttaatttggtgattaacgcgaatgtgaaccttttacccacgtgagctcatttatgtttattgaataaaatcattttaattaattccgcAATTTCatgtatgatattatataaatatgtatgttgAGGTAAAAGGTGTCACAATCCTAAGTATTTCTTATAATACTCCTACCACTCAAATCACAGGCTAAAAACAACAATGGTCAAAAGAGTTTCAAATGGTTGGACCAAAAAGCCAGACATAGATGTGCTTAATTTCCCATATCTTCCCCAATAATTAAGAACCTGAATATaggtaaaaaaaagagtaaaatatgcttacatgtcttgaaattttgtcaaatgACACAAAATGTCTCtactttctttttatcttataaTGACCTCCCTTACAAGAATATTgggtgtaatattttttaaactttaaggagttgcatatataataacatataaaGGAGTGTTCATGTAATATTTTGTGTAGAGATAAAACAAGCATGGATATTTTGTATAATGCGACAAAACATCAAGTGTCATTGTAATTTGCTTTATAAAAGAATGTGAAATATAAGATTgacaaagatattaattttaaaaaaatataacggAAACCATGCATTTAAATGCAAAATACTTGGCGGCTTCcatccataaaatttatatataacgaACCTACTTTTCCAATATTAAAGTTCAAAGTGGTTGGCATAAAGCAAAGTACAATATCATATTTGTTTAAATCAAATCAACACTATTTATTTACTACTATGGTAGAGAATAATAAGAAAAGTATCTTGCTGATTAACTAGTGACTTTATCCCATGGCATATTTCTCAGTCCATGATCGAGCAGTGGCCTCATACTTGGCTCTGTTAGTCTTGTACATTTGAGCAATCTCAGGCACCAGAGGATCATCTGGGTTAGGGTCTGTCAATAGAGAGCATATAGACAGAAGAACCtacaaaattttaacattttaagtatccattataacaaaattaaattaaataaattattctattACCTTGGATATTGTCAGAGCAGCACTCCATTGCTCTTTTAGGATGTCAAGGCAGATACTTCCATTACTGTTGATGTTAGGGTGGAAAACCTTTGTGCGGAATGAAACCTTAACAAAATGATAACGAATGTCATACCAACCATTCCCACAAGGTGTAATTATTATGAGCAAACTCCAATGCAGTTGCTTATGTTGGTTAACGTTGGAGCAAATGAGTTCTTGCAAAAGTTGTTTATATATCCAACCACGTAAATGAGAAAATTTGGTAGTAATTATCTCTACAATCTTTGAATATTCTCAATTCACCAACAAGCCATTTGTATGCATAACAATCTTAGGTTCAAGTTAAGAGATAACTAATAATGATTCAAAACATTaccaataatagaaaaataaaaataaaatagaagagtCTACAAAAGAACCACCAATGGTCATGAGTAAATcactaaatcaaatatataacatCATAAGTTCACAACAAATTGTCCAATCAACTAAAGTTGAGAATGTATTGTGACTTTAAGGAGTTCCTCATTAATTTCAATACATCCATTAGTCCTTTACCAAACATAAGCTTGGATTTACTAAATTTTCCATTCACATTGCCTTATGCAGCAACATAAAGTGA from Glycine soja cultivar W05 chromosome 16, ASM419377v2, whole genome shotgun sequence harbors:
- the LOC114388971 gene encoding ubiquitin-conjugating enzyme E2-17 kDa-like isoform X1, yielding MALKRINTELKDLQKDPPASCSAGMVLSFNCYRTFVCPVANDMFHWQATIMGPVDSPFVGGVFIVSIHFPPDYPFKPPKVSFRTKVFHPNINSNGSICLDILKEQWSAALTISKVLLSICSLLTDPNPDDPLVPEIAQMYKTNRAKYEATARSWTEKYAMG
- the LOC114388971 gene encoding ubiquitin-conjugating enzyme E2-17 kDa-like isoform X2 — translated: MALKRINTELKDLQKDPPASCSAGPVANDMFHWQATIMGPVDSPFVGGVFIVSIHFPPDYPFKPPKVSFRTKVFHPNINSNGSICLDILKEQWSAALTISKVLLSICSLLTDPNPDDPLVPEIAQMYKTNRAKYEATARSWTEKYAMG